The following proteins are co-located in the Apium graveolens cultivar Ventura chromosome 5, ASM990537v1, whole genome shotgun sequence genome:
- the LOC141659235 gene encoding uncharacterized protein LOC141659235: protein MDNRPTIMVTNDDGIDGAGLQALVQVLVSTNLYQVFVCAPESERSAFSHTITWQHPLQVKQVEIKGATAFAVAGTPADCASLGISKALFPVVPDLVISGINKGSNCGYHIVYSGTVAGAREAFFQGLPSISISYDWVGGKSTVNDFKFSAEACLPIISSILVEIKSRTYPQKCFLNIDLPTDVLNHKGFKLTKQGNSIIRMGWKKITSEAQVGKILSTMTMEPDTTNFDKNATKVSQGSQNNLLFMREIVGVQVGEIDTDYYSLQEGYITVSPLSALTHVETDCEAYFKTWLPGVTERFSASAL, encoded by the exons ATGGACAATCGGCCGACGATCATGGTGACCAACGACGACGGAATTGACGGCGCCGGCTTGCAAGCTCTAGTTCAAGTCCTGGTCTCTACAAATCTCTATCAAGTCTTTGTCTGCGCTCCTGAATC GGAAAGATCAGCTTTCAGTCATACTATTACTTGGCAACATCCTCTCCAGGTCAAGCAAGTAGAAATAAAGGGAGCAACGGCCTTTGCAGTTGCTG GAACTCCGGCAGACTGTGCTTCTCTTGGAATCTCCAAAGCCCTTTTTCCTGTGGTGCCTGATCTG GTTATTAGTGGCATTAACAAGGGTAGCAACTGCGGTTACCACAT TGTGTACTCTGGAACAGTAGCAGGTGCTCGAGAGGCCTTTTTCCAAGGTTTACCTTCTATCTCAATATCATATGACTG GGTCGGTGGTAAGAGCACTGTTAATGACTTTAAATTTTCTGCTGAAGCTTGCTTACCAATTATAAGTTCAATTTTGGTTGAAATCAAAAGTAGAACATATCCTCAAAAATGCTTTTTGAATATAGATCTGCCCACAGATGTTTTGAATCACAAG GGATTTAAGTTGACGAAGCAAGGAAATAGTATCATTAGAATGGGTTGGAAGAAAATTACTTCTGAAGCACAAGTAGGTAAAATATTGTCAACAATGACTATGGAACCAGATACAACAAACTTCGACAAGAATGCTACAAAAGTATCACAAGGGTCTCAGAACAATCTCCTTTTTATGCGAGAA ATCGTAGGAGTCCAAGTGGGAGAGATAGATACAGACTACTACTCCCTTCAAGAAGGATAT ATAACTGTTTCTCCTCTTAGTGCATTAACTCACGTAGAGACAGATTGTGAAGCATACTTCAAAACGTGGCTTCCAGGTGTTACAGAGCGCTTCTCTGCTTCAGCATTATGA
- the LOC141661107 gene encoding putative mitochondrial protein AtMg00860: MCVVFFDDILIYSRSLAAHVTHLRVVLQLMTEHQLYAKHIKCLFGQQKLEYPGHIISSEGVSTDSDKIAVMKHWRTPSNIKQLRGFLGLTGYYRRFIKGYREISRLLTQLLKKNSFFWNQDATAAFENLKYAMTSAPVLALPDYSLPFVLKTDASTLGVGAVLMQQG, encoded by the coding sequence ATGTGTGTAGTTTTCTTCGACGATATATTGATTTATAGTCGAAGTTTGGCTGCTCATGTCACTCACCTCAGGGTTGTGTTGCAACTAATGACAGAACACCAACTTTATGCTAAACACATCAAATGCCTCTTTGGCCAGCAGAAATTAGAATACCCGGGTCATATAATTTCTTCCGAGGGAGTGTCCACTGATTCGGATAAAATTGCTGTCATGAAACATTGGCGTACACCATCCAATATCAAGCAACTACGTGGGTTTCTCGGACTCACGGGATACTATAGACGCTTTATTAAGGGGTATAGAGAAATCAGTAGGCTTTTAACTCAATTGCTCAAGAAGAATTCTTTTTTCTGGAACCAGGATGCCACTGCTGCTTTCGAAAATCTTAAATATGCAATGACTTCAGCCCCTGTGTTGGCTCTTCCGGATTACTCGTTACCATTTGTTTTAAAGACAGACGCAAGTACTCTTGGTGTGGGGGCTGTTTTGATGCAACAAGGATGA